Genomic DNA from Carnobacterium divergens DSM 20623:
AAGTATTTTGGCGGAGCAGATGTTTCTAAAAAGACAGATGTTAAAATTACAGAAGAAATAAAAGTAGACTAGGAGTTTTAATCATGAGGGACATTCAATGGAGAGCTATTTTTAATCCTGAATTAGCGTTAGATAGTTTACCCTTTGTTTTAACAGGATTAGGTTATACGGTGTTCATTGCGGTTTTTAGCATGATTGTAGGCTTGATTTTGGGATTCTTTTTAGCGCTGATGCGAATGTCTTCTATTAAAGTGCTAAATTTTATCGCGAGGCTTTACATTTCTTTTATGCGAGGAACACCCATGATTGTTTTTTTATTTCTATTGTATTTTGGGTTGCCTTTCATTGGAATTCAATTTTCAGCGATTACAGCAGCATTAATTGGTTTTAGTTTGAATAGTTCAGCGTATATTGCTGAGATTTTTAGAGCCTGTTTAAATAGTATCGATAAAGGGCAATGGGAAGCGTCCTATGCATTAGGGTTAACGCATTTTTTCATTATGCGTAAGATTATCCTTCCACAAGCGCTAAGAACAGCCGTAGGACCTCTAAGCAATGTTTTATTGGACTTGATTAAGGGAACCTCATTAGCAGCGATGATTACAGTACCGGAGATTTTTCAACAAGCTAAAATTGTTGGTGGACGAGAGTTTGATTATATGACAATGTATATTTTAGTCGCATTGATTTACTGGGGAATATGTAGTTTATTTTCAGTGATTCAAGTTGTTTTGGAAAAGAAATTTTCTGAATATACGTAAAAAAATAAAGCAGCGTTGCGAACTTTTGCCACGCTGCTTTATTTTGTTGTATGT
This window encodes:
- a CDS encoding amino acid ABC transporter permease translates to MRDIQWRAIFNPELALDSLPFVLTGLGYTVFIAVFSMIVGLILGFFLALMRMSSIKVLNFIARLYISFMRGTPMIVFLFLLYFGLPFIGIQFSAITAALIGFSLNSSAYIAEIFRACLNSIDKGQWEASYALGLTHFFIMRKIILPQALRTAVGPLSNVLLDLIKGTSLAAMITVPEIFQQAKIVGGREFDYMTMYILVALIYWGICSLFSVIQVVLEKKFSEYT